DNA sequence from the Vicia villosa cultivar HV-30 ecotype Madison, WI linkage group LG3, Vvil1.0, whole genome shotgun sequence genome:
CTTATAAAAAAGTTGAAGGACTTTAAAACCATCAAAAACACTAATAAATTGTTTATCCTTACTCGTCATGAAAGGAACTTTGACTGAGCTGCCATTGAGAAGGTAAAAATCATagtcttttgtttttgatttatcAAACTCCTCGCACCATGCTCCTTTGAAGTATAGTGCATTTGCAAAGATAAGTCTGGTTAAGCTATCAACTGCATCAGGTGGAAGTAGATTCTTTATAAGACCCTTTGTCTCCTTTTCAGCCCATGAATTCACTTCTTTTGCTACTTCACGTGCCTTTAAAACAAtatcaaatataaatattaatattatacaaAAAGATCATTTGTGCTATGAATTTCCTCAACAAATTCAATAAAAACTGTTAAAAATTGAATCGATATATTAATATACCTTGGTTATAAAATCAACTGAGGCAATAGCGGCTTTGAAATCAGTAGACACGCTTTTTTTGAAGGAAGGTTTAAGAGATGATGATTGTTCAACCCAGACACCATTGACGAAAGAGACCAGAGGTCCACCGGCGGAACTGTTATCCGCGAGCACATAGGAAACGAGTTGAGAGCATAAGGTTTTGAGTTTGCCGGTAGAGTCATAATGGAGGAATTCAAGAAGCTGGTGTTGTGTGGCACCCTTAGAGCCAACAGCGATGATACTAAGTATGATTTGCAGCGACAATGGCGAAAACACAATGTTCTTTTCTTTGTATTCTTCTTTGGAGAACAAATGTTTGGCTATTGCCAATGAAACCTCCGTTAGGTTGCCGGTTGATCTCTCGACAAGTTTCATTCTTATTCTGATTGTAAAACACTAGAGAGGTTGAACAGAGAGTAGCTTGCTtgcaaaaccctaaaccctagagATGTTGAAAAGAGAGCAGCTTGCTtgctaaaccctaaacccttatatatttatataaaaggtGCCTTGCTAATCAAGTTACGCAAAAATATTAGGGGCCAAAATTTTACgatttattttcataatattaGGGGACCAATAATATAAGAGGCTACAAAATATGTTATTGAGGGGAACGAAATATATTACTGAGCGAAAAGTTTGCAGGAGAGAACTGATAATGCAATTAATAcggaattttcaaaatcaatattAGATATAATAAAGAGATATTTTATTCCCAATGCACaattcaattattaaaataatcttaCCTGATCTCATTAATAGAAATTGTTTTTCTATAATTcgaaaaagtatatatatatatataggttcaGGTAAGGTTTTTTCTACCTTACCTTTGCAACTGGTAAATTAtccattataaatttttatattaaaatgatatattattttacaaatttttattaatatttttattgttttcacaTTTAACATTTGATCCTATTACATTAGTTACACTTTATCTTTTCAAAAATATTGCTTCTTCCTTCCATCTTTTAATTTTGCTCCTTAAATTAtaatcataatttaaaatatcactttatgttaattaattataatttaaattttaaatataactaaGAAACCCGTGTTGGATTTCATATTGTATGGATTCAACATTGTATCGTAAAGATCCttcctataatatatattgaTGATCTCATATTTGTGGTGTCATCAtgtgaataaatatcttaatatataTCATACTTTGGGTTTCATAAtacgaataaatatcttaatatcatatttTGGGGATTGATTTGGCGAGGAGATTCATTATTATTCTGATTGTAAAACCCTAGAGACGTTAAAAAGAGAGTAGCTtgctaaaccctaaacccttatttatttatataaaaggtGCCTTGCTAATCAAGTTACTCAAAAATATAAGGGGCAATAATGAGAGACGGCGAAAAATATTGAAGGCAAAAGATGTTTAGAAAAAGTTTTGTACTTAACTTAAGAGAGAGAATCAAGGGACGACAAAATAGTTATAATGCAATCAATACTAATGAATACAAACGGTAACAgaattttcaaatcaaatattaaatacaataaaggGATATTCTATTCTAAAATTAAgtttagaaaaatatatattataatgtaCAGATAATACATTTGTTAAACatttaaaaaacttttaaaaaatataagaattttttttataacaaatgATCAAATCTGaagttattaattattattaaaaaataggaTATGCATCGAAAACACCGTGTAATCCACCGAATCAAACggtaattttcaggttattgatATAACATAGTTGAGTGATAAATTTCTATAAACCatattgtaaaattattttagcgCAGGTATTTCTAAAtcgttttatttttaatcatattttttttagtaatcaagatatattaaaagggagaactaagggttctccaacccgattacaaaaGGAACGGCTAAAACCgacaaaagaaaattacaaatcaATTACAATTACGAGAGGAAGAACAACGGCTCCTTACAAAATTCGTAAAAGAAAAAATTGGATCGTGTAATATTCTCACAAAACGTCCACCTCCATGCCAAAAGCTTAATGTTCCAAACGATGTCGTTAACATTCCAAGACTCATTCCGAAAACACACACCGTTTCTAACCAACCATATGGCCCAAGAGGTAGCAAGCCAAATAATCCCCAATTTTCTATCTTTCACCATATTCACACTAAAGAATAAGTGTCAATCCATAAAATTCTACAAACACTCTTCACTAACACTTTCCCCTTTACCCACCCAACAAGCAATAACTCCTCAAATTTTCTTtcccctttttatttttaatcatatgagttcttttattttctttttctttcttctttttgaaaaaactttttttaaaataattcttttttttatgTAACAACAaaacttttacttttttttatatttagtttttttagtaaatcaatttaattttttaatgtagGCTAGgttaaatttaattgaatttaggtttataatttagataattttaggtaaatTTAACTAATCAATAATAGGTTAAATAATCAGGgttaatttaatcaggattagtcgaattaaaattaactaggttaaaaaccaataattaatttttagagcCTCGATTATTTTAAAACCCTAGTAGCCTCGATTATTTTAAAACCCTAGTAGTCATAGGGGTcttaggtaggtgttgcccattaactgtaGGTTTAGGTttctattattaacattattttcTTGGTGTTAATCTTTTGCCTTCTAACCCTGGTTTTATTTTGCCTATTATAAAATGCTTTTTATCACTATCACTTGATATTTTGCAGGTTTATcatttacttaattatttcttgtgGTTTTCCTGCAAGTCTTTTTtgccttattatgtaactgctcacaggatgtaatagtttaattagaGTTTacttttttgcattttattttattaactgcgtggtgagtaatttagggagtgcaaccttgaattgaacatagagccactaatttacaagataatatatctgaatttaatcacatgattgtgcacccacacacctttgggGTAACCCTTCTtgcctggttgccttgttgccttattatttgttgCCTTTAATGTTGATTCTAAAATAgtaaagtccctcgattccgagggtACCTAAAGCAAATATTTGCCTCAGTTCATTCACCATCAATTTtatccctcgaggttgccttataaaggatgatcgtccccattgctaaggtatcctcgccggttgcctaaaatgactattatattcttccttaaagactacctaccctttaTATGGTAGGGTCAGTCTTATGGAGAATGATAACCTTCGATGACCCTTTTAAAAttcaatgaaaggactacctaccctcctatggtaaggatagccctaaaaagctaaaagaacaattttttataatttaagggTAATtactttttaattgcttgctctttttcaaattgaaATCTAAAATACTTTTCCCACTATTTTCAAATtactttcaaaaaggctacgcttattttacaagctaaagtccttattcaaacattttcttattcacacatgacacttcaaacattttgaaaacaaaagtgagttaagcaattaagagcccatggataaccatggatacaaagggtgcttacaccttccctttgtataatctacccccgaactcaaagtcttttaaaaatgttttttttctgttcttttagcctttctataaattggataaaataaaagtcggtggcaactcttgctatccgcacatttcaaaaagtcggttctctcaccgtattacagaactgacaCATTTGCCCATACACATTTTCCATGCCTTTGTCTGAGGTtgacctatacacattttctagaatttaaaagacagaaaattaaATACTTGAAATGAAGACAGATAAtaaaaaggcagaaataaaaggcaaaattaaAATCCTAATGCAAACAATACACCATATGAGCAGTtacataattttataaataatagcaAGCAATAGCAAtgcgaataataaaataaaacctaaaattataaataataaggcAGAATTAAATTAAAGGCACATACGACAATCACAGAGTAAGGGGTGAGAAGAGAATTTGCACATACAAAAACCTCAACAATTATaaggtaacagatcaaaaattaaaagggtcaagaaaaatagtgattaatagtcatgatgaaaaatagttagccaaaaaataaaatcagggttagaaaacctaaaaataaattagcctaaaaatcctaatttgattaaattaaactAAGTCTAAAAATTTTATTGTTGAATTaacctaaatttaaaaaattaattatttaaacctaaaaataaattttgctctaaattattaatttaaattcaaaaaataaattttataaaaaagattttagagtgatttatgaaaataacatgaattttatggtttgagaaaaaaagattaaggttttagtgaaaatttaaataataaaacaataaaccgataattaaaaaaatgaattaaagggTGCAGTtacgtgcatagataaaaatctatgcaccgtgcatagattattatggacccttggatcattggatcaaattctagacatcaattgttattactcaatactcaccactcaatattcaatactcaatactcaatactggattaaaaacatgatccaatgacttatgtaggcttatgcatggtgcataaggaaaatccttatgcatattagccaaagccccaggatttgatctgatatggtgtggCTGAAGGTCCATGGGATGCCAATGGGATTTTTGAAGAGGCAAAAgctttatgccctaacaatggtaaacTCATATTCTTGCACCGCTCATCTTTAGCCAAAGGAAGTACTTGTAAAAAAagatagtaataatgttaataatgaagataataacaataataataacacatGAAAAAATtcggggtttagaaaattaaattatggacaaaattacaaataatCTGATTTGGCCAAATAACAAAAGatttttggccaaatacgaataaccttgatctGGCCAAAAGCCAAAAGGCTTTCGGAAAAATACGAATAACCTCCTTGAGGTCAATGGATAAAGCTCCTTCTTGTTTGCCaatccataggaaacctgttcataaaccatgcaatgttacggttaagaaaacaaatggaaaaatagaaaagtgatcaaaataaaatcaaataaaataagataacgaagctacaaattttttgagatttttttgaaaatatgaaaatagaaattaaatgaaataaaatagaaaaacgaggaatttgcgattttgagcgtCGAAATCCTTTAGAATTTTATTCTAAAGAAGTATTGTTCCTCGATTTGTTTCTGAACTTCTCGggaaaaattcggagcaaatcgaaacagtagtttcagaattcagctgataggctggaaaatttatcactctgctGCAACCAGAATTAGAGTGACAGAAGATTATTCGTAATGGTTAGAAACGATGGTAAAGGGTTTTTTGTGGATGGGTGTTTAATCATGAGAGTTGTTGATTGTTAGTGTATGGGAATGGAGAATTTGGTAGAGGTGAATGGTTAGTAAATCGTTTAAAATAAgggttgttagttatttataagaaaacattaaGTTAAAAGGAAGATGGGTTTGGACCTTACTaagagcttaatttattttattttctttattttgaattatttaaatgaataaatcaaaacaactaaaataaaacaatttaagggATGATTGAATTAAAACTATGGGCCAATAATGAATTTGCTCAATTTGAATTTTATGCACTGActcaaaatttcccaacttttacttgccataattttctcaattttcattatttgagaataattttaaatttgttgGGAAGCTTAGGATGTCCTATTTATTTTcgcatttgaagatttttgtctttaaaaatgagagggcagattttggggtatgacaatgggtTTTGGCGAAAGATGGAGGGTTTGGATGGAAGCGGTTGTCTTTACTAGCTCAACGTCTATCTTAGTTAACGGCAGCCCGACGTCAGAATTTTCTGTTTATAGGGGTCTCCGACAAGGTGACCCACTGTCTCCTTTTCTGTTTACTCTTGTTGCTGAGGGCTTGGCTGGGACGACAAGGCAGGCAGTCACCAATGGTACTTATAAGGGATTTAGAATTTCATAGGAACTTGTGTATTCTTTGCTACAATTCGCAGACGATACGATAATGATTATGGATGGTTCTCTTGATAATATATGGACTCTGAAGGCTATCTTTCGAGGCTTCGATATGGTCTTTGGGCTAAAAATAAACTTGTGTAGAAGCAAGCTTTATGGTATTGGCAAGGCGGAGTATGATTTGAAGGCCTCTTCTCAATTTCTGGGTTGCAAAATTGACCAATTCCCTTGTAAGTTCTTAGGTATTACGATCGGTGGTTGTCATCAGAAAGTAAATTTTTGGAATTCGGTGATTAATTCAATGAGGACAAAATTGTCTACTTGGAAGAGCAGGACTCTATCGTTTGGGGGAAGGATCACGTTGCTGAATACAATTTTGACTAACCTTCCAGTATACCATTTGTCATTCTACAAGCTACCAGTCAAAGTGGCTAACCAAATTATCACAATCCAAAGGAAATTTTTGTGGCGAGGTTCAACAGATTAGAAGGGGGTGGCTTGGGTGAGTTGAGATTCCATTTGCAAGTCAAGAGAATTAGGTGGGTTGGGTATCAAGGACATCCGTTGTTTCAATACGACTTTGATATCCAAAAGGATTTGGAGAATGTTGACTGAAGAATATGCTTTATGGAAAGATATGTTGCAAGGGAGATATGGAGATCTTAGGGAGAGAATTTGGAATGGGGCTGAGTATGTTTCAAAGAATTCAGATTCACTATGGTGGAGGAAAGTTATGGCCGTGTGCAAAGAACCTCATGGTATCCTGAGCAAAATCTCTGTCAAATTGGGTAATGGTAACGTTGCGCTTTTCTGGAAATCTGCGTGGTTGGGGATTGGTTGTCTGGCGGACTGTTATCCTAATATGTTCATAGAAGCTGGCAGCAATTCTTGTAGTGTAAGCAGTATGGGGAGCTGGAATAGCGGAGGGTGACAGTGGAGGATTAGGAATGGAGAAGACGCATATGGGAGAGAGGCAACAAACGAGTTAGCAGAATTGGAAGTGATTCTGCAGGGCCTTAATCAGGTCTTACAAGTTCCAGACGCTATTGTGTGGCCATTTGACAATTCCAAAAGGTACTCTGttaaatctttttattatttgttgAGTGCTGCATTTAGGGGAGATGAAGTGGAAAATCAAAGGCAAATGGGGCTGCGTAACATATGGGGGGCATTGGTTCCCTCCAAATTGAAATTCTTTGGCTGGAGGCTTTTGTTGGATAGGCTGGCAACGAGAGCGCAACTTCGTTCTAGGAGCGTTATTACACAACAACAAGAGGCGTTGTGTGCTTTCTGTCAGTTGCATTAGGAAGACTTAAACCATGTCATGCTGTCTTGTACAACAGTAAAGCCACTGTGGAGGAAGATATATAGATGGTTAGAGGTAGACATTCCTTTAGATATAGATTGTTGTATTCATCTAAATAATTGCATTGAGACAACGGGCGGTAATATGGCGAGAAGCGGGATCAGTGCCATTTGGATAGCAGTCTGTTGGGGTATTTGGAGACACAGAAATGACATAGTATTCAATAATGTTGCGGTGGATATTGAGGAACTATATCGCTTGATCTTGTGGTCTTCTTGATGATGGTTGGCAATAGAAGCTAGTGATAGAATTTTATGTAGTTTTTATGAATGGTTTCACAATTCTTATCTATGTTTGTGAACCTGTAGGTGAGATtagtgtttcttttcttttcttgtaaGGGTTTGAGTACCCCTAGTGCTCCTATCTTTTTAATACAAGaagttgcttattaaaaaaaaaacgaacATGAACATGGCCCAATGGTAAATTAATATGTATTATAATTGAGATGTCCTTAGTTCAAATCCTTGTTGTCACCATAATACATATACACTATTAAACGTTCCTTTTCACTATCCAACTACATTCTAAACTATTACCTTAACTACTAACAAATTTTGTAAAAATAGATTCttaaataaattacataaaattGATCAAAGTAGAaataatcataattaaatattttttattaatatataattttattttttatattttattttaattattataattgtattttttttttaaaattgaatccattttttaaattagaatGGGGCCTCCAATTTGATTGGATCGGCCCTAGTGAAAAgtgtttaaattttaatataaatatacaaATTAACGAGAGACGCCcttttttataagtaaaaaataaaaaattgctgtaataaaatgtttggaaaaatatattttttatagtagTGATAAAAGTCTCacatttgataaaaataaaaatattaaatattttataagtgagagaactatAATCTAATGTCTTATGACATTTTGTTCAAATATAGTGTCCAACTTATTTTAAGTAATTATTTAAATCTCAATGTGATGACCCAAAAATAATGGAACTAGAGCAAACAACGGTCATGCAAATATagatgaatgaaaaaaaaatctCTTTTGAGAGGAAGCAATACCTACTAGAATGAGTGAATTCACATTTGATAGGAAGACTGTATATTAAGTGAGTAAGAGTTACACACTAGATGGAAAATGTTGAGGTTTTAACTTAAACTATTTTATGTGATTGTTCAAATCCCAATAATAATTCAGACCCCTCATGAtccaaaacattttgaatttacaTGTGAAAACGAGTGTTTACATAACCAACCGCACATGCAATTATGAGTTAATGTTGGGAACACTTTCTGAGTTTGATGTAATAGTTGTAATCGCCAAAAAATAGTAAGATAGAATTTGAGATGTGTGAACTTTAAATGCAATTGATTATAATGGGAATTCAAAGAACAAGTAGGGAacatttgaagaaaaaataattaaacggaaactatttgaaataaaaaacatcTACCAATTCAATGAGCaagagtaattttttttttaaaagaaagcaCAAGAAATGCCACTTAAAAATAGATTCAAAATACAACCAAGAGTTTCCGGTAATCTAAATTATGCTTCATCATAAAAATGGTATAATAATGATATCAATGTCGGCGCCTTTTATTACTGTTTTGATGAGATTGTTTTTGCGGTATTTGACCGTTTTTTAAAACTCCGGGATTGAGCACTTGTCCAATAAAGAGTATTGTTCCAGAGCAATTTTCCCTAATCAAAAACATGAAAGGGTGGTCGGCTACAAAGTCTATGGGAGGTGGTGGTGGTTTTCTAAACCTAGAACATCCTGCCCTCATTTCCAACCAGGTCACTGCAGCAGCTTCAGTTCCTCTTTCATTTAATTCAATATAAGATTTGTGATATATTGCCGAAACATAAAGTTCTTCACCTATAGGAGAGTCCTCTACCATTTTTGTCAAACCTCCACCTGTTTCAGAGAAAGGTAAAACCACTCCTAACTCCTTCAACATTCTAGAAGTTTCAAGGTCAAAAGAAATATTGAATCTTGGAATTCTAAAGTCACCTACTGGCACTGAATCTCTAGGACGTAGATGCTTCAAAAACTCAGAATCAGAAGCAACCTTTCTGATCAAAGCTAACAATCCATCTTTTGCATCAGGAAGATAAATGTACATAGAGAAACTACGCCTATCCTCATGCTTATATGACTCACCTCCCTTATAAAAAAGACGAAGGACTTTAAAACCATCAAAAGTTCTAATAAATTGTCTCTTCTTACTCGTCATGAAGGGAACTTTAACAGTGCTGCCATTGAGAAGGTAAAAATCAtagtcttttgtttttgatatatCAAACTCTGTCCGCCATGCTCCTTTGAAGTATAGTGCATTTGCAAAGATAAGTTTGGTTAAGCTATCAACTGCACCAGGTGGAAGTAGATTCTTTATAAGACCTTTGGTCTCTTTTTCAGCCCATAAATTCACTTCTTTTCTCACTTCATGTGCctttaaaaacaatataaaattagcTAGACATTGATTGTTTAAGTAGATGTTGATATTTGTTATTACTCTAAAATAGTACGATGATAGATTAATATATATACCTTGGTTAGGAAATCAACTGACGCAATAGCGGCTTTGAAATCAGTAGCCACGCTTTTTTTAAAGGAAGATTGAAGAGAAGATGATTGTTGAACCCAAACACCATTGACGAAAGAGACCAGAGGTCCGCCGGCGGAGCTGTTATCGGCGAGCACATAGGAAACGAGTTGAGAGCATAAGGTTTTCAGTTTGCCGGTAGAGTCAGAATGGAGGAATTCAAGAAGCTGGTGTTTCGTGGAACCCTGAGAGCCAACAGCGATGATACTGAGTATGATTTGGAGCGACAATGGCGAAAACACAATGTTCTTTTCTTTGTATGCTTCTTTAGAGAACAAATGTTTGGCGATGGTCAATGAAACCTCCGTTTGGTTGGTGGTTGATTCCGCGAGGAGATTCATTCTTATTCTGATTGAATCGATCAACAAAATAACTTTAGAAGTCTCCCAAAACCCTAGAGAGGTAGAAGAGAGAAGCTTGTTAAACCCTAAACccttttatatatttatacaagTTATGTAAAAGATGTCTTGCTAATCAAGTTATGCAAATAtagatttattttgaattttgtaaaTTATAATGAACGTATTTCATTCAAAAGTTtaccaataattaaaaaaaaaaactaattctttcaaataaataaatataaaattatattattataattattattataatacaaaataattatacaaatgtgGAATTAGAATTATACCACCTAAATCATTATATATAATCACTTTCACTAGCCACGTCATAAAAAATACACCAAAATGGGATGTGagactaaaattttaaaatgggaTGTAAATTTTACATTGGTAAGCGATTCCTTACCCCAGAATTCAAAATAAATTGTAATTATTGATATCAAGattctttgcattttttaatgtgtttgaattattattaataatatttaattttggaGTTTTTAAAATTGATACATATATTTAAGGGATGATAGTAGTGCCGTGTCCTCCTAAGTAGCATAATTGGCATGTTCTCACTATCTAATattttaaaggttgtaaataccattgaatttttttatcaactattaattattatgatttttttaataatcattaccattttttatttttttaaatattaataaaacacaaaaataataaacaaataactTATAAAATGAAAATTGATAATAATAAATCATTTAAATAGAGTAGTCATTGTATATGTTTTCGTAACTAGCATAATTGACATATTCTCACTATCTAATATTTTAAGTGATGTAAATAgcattgaatttttttataaactgttaattattatgattttttttaataatcattatcATTTTTGTGTGATAAATGTATTAATGTTGAAATAGTTTATTTTAACCCTTTCTACTAAAAATAATTATGcttctataaaaataatttaatcacTAAAGTATAATAGTTGATGGAAAATCATATAttctattcaataaaaaaaaatcatatagtataatatttttatatgataactattattaattaattgtcCATTATTGTATTTGAAATTCAACATTTTCCTACAGCCATATCCATTCACTTTCTTAAAGTCATGGTTGTTGACTTCCTCAatgcaaataatataattaagttttttattactTCTCATTTAGCATAGAAACTTGAGATATAGAGAATATATATCATCTCTACATATAAACGTATCTGCATTctaagattttaaaataaatgacaaTTAATTCAGTCATTAGCTGATAATTTGAATCCTTAATAAAATATCAACAATATAGTGtaaatgtaacaccccacacatatttgtctagaataatatgcataaagtattatatatggttcataagacaacagtTACATAATATTAGCAGCGGAAAATAGAAGTACACGAatacaaaagccgaatgtatcatggccaaaatacaagtacatcataACAGTACATGTCCAAAATACAAGAACAGATAGGCACGACAACAACTAAAAGAAacatccaagcatcgccaagagatctaatccatctttcccttaccgcgatcttgcctcgaaccacctgaaaaaataataattggaatgggatgagattactaaatctcagtgagtccacctatcctattagtccgctcggatctaaagggaacatacaaaataagcgaatccaccatggattcggggttaTTCTCGCTTCCGGTACAAACACGGAATAAACAAGGCGACttatccaccattggacttgtctcaagcaAATGCACATTGTATAACAAAAAAGTATGCAAACCTGCATCCACATACGGGGAATTCAGAAGTGTAAATAACCCCGGctaggattatggaataaatgcatcctcgatgagtaacctcctgcctatttgtcaagggacttgtacaagcacactgcaggatggttaaacgagtccacacaagcctaaatggccgtgcgatgacctggcctaattggcgtcatcatcccgttaacctccttcacgctagtgagttacgccgagtacaaaccgccaccttgacgcctgagcccatcgggcgaatgcctagtgttagtctacgtgacttcactagaggtgagttatcacattatgcattagcctacatagccgcataaccccaccataccgagcacgcacgtgtgttaatgccaggtgagtaaaaccccgtacggaaactcacgagcacactgcaacggtagctcagatgcacaccatatcgaacaatacacatgaacgggttattccattggacgacacggtccgggagggctcatagactacatgGTCAGAGCAacgtcccaatctagcctgccggc
Encoded proteins:
- the LOC131657838 gene encoding serpin-ZX-like, with amino-acid sequence MNLLAESTTNQTEVSLTIAKHLFSKEAYKEKNIVFSPLSLQIILSIIAVGSQGSTKHQLLEFLHSDSTGKLKTLCSQLVSYVLADNSSAGGPLVSFVNGVWVQQSSSLQSSFKKSVATDFKAAIASVDFLTKAHEVRKEVNLWAEKETKGLIKNLLPPGAVDSLTKLIFANALYFKGAWRTEFDISKTKDYDFYLLNGSTVKVPFMTSKKRQFIRTFDGFKVLRLFYKGGESYKHEDRRSFSMYIYLPDAKDGLLALIRKVASDSEFLKHLRPRDSVPVGDFRIPRFNISFDLETSRMLKELGVVLPFSETGGGLTKMVEDSPIGEELYVSAIYHKSYIELNERGTEAAAVTWLEMRAGCSRFRKPPPPPIDFVADHPFMFLIRENCSGTILFIGQVLNPGAREVAKEVNSWAEKETKGLIKNLLPPDAVDSLTRLIFANALYFKGAWCEEFDKSKTKDYDFYLLNGSSVKVPFMTSKDKQFISVFDGFKVLQLFYKEGESYKHKDRRSFSIYFYLPDAKDGLLALIEKVASESEFIEHTSPTDSVPVGDFKIPRFRISFDLETSSILKELGVVLPFSEAGGGLTKMVEESPMGKELYVSSIYHKSFIEVNERGTEAAAASCDAICGCSMFRKPPPPPIDFVADHPFMFLIREDCSGTILFVGQVLNPEVLKNDPIPPKQSQQNSNKRRRHPSQQTGYKRRQY